The following coding sequences lie in one Heyndrickxia oleronia genomic window:
- a CDS encoding ABC transporter permease yields the protein MKQLIISEWERLWKRKTTWLLFVAIPILVFAAAKYYQKQNLSFTKNDPQFAVAGNFPILGLSEMLMTAFNIIILLLAAFIITDEYRTGQLRMVMIRSYSFQKVFFAKFIVMVGVLTLYLIIYFIISYLIGSLMFSRPEAYSQFYHKDSFTLLEGFVYNLKFYGVAWLTLLAMSCVLIFIATISYSTTTALGAGVGFLLLSLVFQYTLRLFQPILGNEMTTKLYFSSILAIQTEGITAMLSENAQQFSWMYYILIGYILLFGLFLFFVTRKKDNFL from the coding sequence ATGAAACAGCTTATCATAAGTGAATGGGAAAGATTATGGAAACGAAAAACAACATGGCTTTTATTTGTTGCTATACCAATTCTAGTGTTTGCTGCAGCAAAATATTATCAGAAACAGAATCTATCTTTTACAAAGAATGATCCACAGTTTGCTGTAGCTGGGAATTTCCCTATTCTTGGACTTTCAGAGATGTTAATGACAGCATTTAACATAATTATTCTACTCTTGGCTGCGTTTATAATTACAGATGAATATCGAACAGGACAGCTACGAATGGTAATGATTCGTTCCTATTCTTTTCAAAAGGTGTTTTTCGCGAAATTCATCGTAATGGTGGGCGTATTGACACTGTATTTAATCATATATTTCATAATTAGCTACTTGATTGGTTCCTTAATGTTTTCGCGTCCGGAAGCTTATTCACAATTTTATCATAAGGACTCTTTTACATTATTAGAAGGCTTCGTATATAATCTGAAGTTTTATGGAGTCGCATGGCTTACTTTATTAGCTATGAGTTGTGTTCTGATTTTTATCGCAACTATTTCCTACTCCACGACGACTGCACTAGGTGCAGGTGTGGGATTTTTACTATTAAGCTTAGTTTTTCAATATACTTTACGTCTATTCCAACCGATCCTAGGTAATGAAATGACTACAAAGCTCTATTTTTCTTCTATACTAGCGATTCAAACAGAAGGAATAACCGCAATGCTTTCAGAAAATGCTCAGCAATTTAGTTGGATGTACTACATTTTGATCGGATATATTTTGTTATTTGGGCTTTTTCTCTTTTTTGTAACAAGGAAAAAGGATAATTTTTTGTGA
- a CDS encoding ABC transporter permease, with protein MKGIIVSEYERTFKRKKTIIGLIIYCIVLAFECLFLYGMNGLSFYDPEHSVQLNSINTAPFFIREVGIFINFILIPMLVVDSFNGEYTSGALRLVLIRPQARLKLFLAKWVVQASIFLGITIITWITSTLFGRLVMEHVSETTFFHTGKMDAFQGMIYTLKFYSMTFLIFLSVIGLCSLISVIMPNSILAFVGTIGCLVGGVYISDHFVYLLSVSDSIFSVLGGIGQSGFYVSLFLLFFISTILNVGIWKKKQWMG; from the coding sequence ATGAAAGGAATCATAGTTAGTGAGTATGAACGGACATTTAAAAGAAAGAAAACGATAATAGGTTTAATTATCTATTGTATTGTTTTAGCATTCGAATGCTTATTTTTGTATGGAATGAATGGTTTAAGTTTCTATGATCCTGAACATTCAGTGCAATTAAATTCAATAAATACAGCACCATTCTTTATAAGGGAAGTAGGCATATTTATCAATTTTATTTTAATTCCTATGCTGGTAGTAGATAGTTTTAATGGGGAATATACTTCGGGAGCTTTACGTTTAGTGTTAATTCGTCCGCAAGCAAGATTAAAATTATTTTTAGCAAAGTGGGTCGTTCAAGCAAGTATTTTCTTAGGAATAACAATTATCACATGGATTACATCCACTCTATTTGGACGTCTAGTCATGGAACATGTCAGTGAAACCACTTTTTTTCATACAGGAAAAATGGATGCCTTTCAAGGGATGATCTATACCTTGAAATTCTATTCAATGACTTTTCTCATCTTCTTAAGTGTAATTGGGCTTTGTAGTTTGATTAGCGTGATTATGCCTAACTCAATTCTAGCTTTTGTAGGGACGATAGGTTGCTTAGTAGGCGGCGTTTATATTTCGGACCATTTCGTTTACCTTCTATCTGTATCTGATTCTATATTCTCTGTATTAGGAGGAATCGGTCAGAGTGGTTTTTATGTTAGTCTATTTCTGCTATTCTTTATAAGTACGATATTGAATGTAGGTATTTGGAAAAAGAAGCAATGGATGGGATGA
- a CDS encoding response regulator transcription factor, which yields MDTKILIVDDEPEIVAFTKDYLQEQGYQVITAYNGQEALRSLQRQPNMIILDIMMPGMDGFELCELVRKRVTCPIIFLSAKHSEEDRIRGLMVGGDDYLTKPFSLKELHARIIAHLRREHRLAEETKKCLYFGNLMIDLEGYEVYYLNERLSFTSKEFEMIQFLALHPGQVFSRESMYERIWGYDAEGDSSTITEHIKKIRSKLAKHDPDQSYISTVWGVGYKWEK from the coding sequence ATGGATACGAAAATATTAATAGTTGACGATGAACCTGAGATTGTTGCATTTACAAAGGATTATCTTCAGGAACAGGGATATCAAGTGATAACGGCGTACAATGGACAAGAAGCGTTACGTTCTCTTCAACGACAACCTAACATGATTATTCTTGATATTATGATGCCTGGTATGGATGGATTTGAACTTTGTGAGTTAGTTAGAAAGAGGGTTACTTGTCCCATTATTTTTTTAAGTGCTAAACATAGTGAGGAAGATCGTATCAGAGGATTAATGGTTGGAGGAGATGATTATCTTACTAAACCATTTAGCTTAAAAGAATTACATGCAAGAATTATTGCCCACTTACGAAGGGAACATAGGCTAGCCGAAGAAACAAAGAAATGTTTGTATTTTGGTAACTTAATGATTGATTTAGAAGGGTATGAGGTTTATTACTTAAATGAAAGGCTTTCCTTTACATCGAAGGAGTTTGAAATGATTCAATTTCTTGCTCTCCATCCCGGTCAGGTCTTTTCTCGTGAAAGTATGTATGAAAGAATTTGGGGATATGATGCAGAGGGGGATTCTTCAACAATAACGGAACATATCAAAAAGATACGTTCAAAGCTAGCGAAGCATGATCCAGATCAGAGTTATATATCAACCGTTTGGGGAGTAGGGTACAAATGGGAAAAGTAG
- a CDS encoding sensor histidine kinase, with amino-acid sequence MGKVARPIRKQIATSFYLILIFSIVATALTWGILLLLLIFQSNNMNPANYYEQQIPRIVKEIDQDGERWVRIENQAKLEKKIPLDGLEYQVLSKDGSFLFGSMKKEYVKNERELVSSFNKNIYDLDRIIVMHPLFNQKKGLVGAIGFRYKLSLIGANPEKSLLLGALLILSFACPFIYFYLFSYLIGKRFSKKIEIPFQHLMEGARKIQTQDLDFQLVESKSSKELNQLICSFEEMRLALRESLLRQWQLEEERKEMVAAIAHDLRTPLTIINGHIEGLLSGGFHNTERLNRYLQTIESSTKRSIRLIDQLNEVSAIDRSDFTIEPVLVDIEEFIQNKVEEYKVLCSKKQITLRYSIKGKEKMKMDPYRISQVLDNIITNSIRYCSEKGQIHWDTTIGYGTIIFEIMDNGPGFKSKATEKVFDKFYREDESRSGNEANFGLGLYIAQTIVKKHHGAITIQNRPEGGAFTKIIISEMT; translated from the coding sequence ATGGGAAAAGTAGCTCGTCCGATTCGAAAGCAAATCGCTACCTCCTTTTACTTAATTCTCATATTCAGCATTGTCGCAACTGCCCTAACATGGGGGATTTTGTTACTTTTGCTTATTTTTCAATCGAATAATATGAACCCAGCAAACTACTATGAACAGCAAATTCCGCGAATAGTTAAAGAGATTGATCAGGACGGGGAACGGTGGGTGAGAATAGAAAACCAAGCGAAATTAGAAAAGAAAATTCCGTTAGATGGTTTGGAGTATCAAGTACTTAGTAAAGATGGAAGTTTTCTCTTCGGTTCAATGAAAAAGGAATATGTGAAAAACGAACGTGAATTAGTAAGCAGTTTTAATAAAAATATATATGATTTAGATCGAATTATTGTTATGCATCCCTTATTTAATCAAAAGAAGGGGCTGGTAGGAGCTATTGGCTTTCGCTATAAGCTTAGCCTAATAGGAGCAAATCCAGAGAAAAGTTTATTACTGGGGGCACTTCTCATTCTCTCATTTGCTTGTCCATTTATTTATTTCTATCTTTTTTCTTATCTGATTGGAAAAAGATTTAGTAAAAAAATTGAGATACCATTTCAACATTTGATGGAGGGAGCAAGGAAAATTCAAACACAGGATTTGGATTTTCAATTAGTTGAATCAAAGTCATCTAAAGAGTTAAATCAACTGATTTGTTCATTTGAAGAGATGCGACTTGCTCTGAGAGAATCTCTTCTTAGACAGTGGCAATTAGAGGAAGAGAGGAAGGAAATGGTTGCTGCTATTGCACATGATTTGCGTACGCCTTTGACGATAATTAATGGACATATTGAAGGGCTATTATCGGGTGGTTTTCATAATACCGAACGTCTCAATCGATATTTACAAACGATTGAATCAAGTACAAAACGTTCAATTAGACTGATTGATCAGTTAAATGAAGTATCAGCAATTGACCGGAGTGATTTTACTATTGAGCCTGTGCTAGTAGATATAGAAGAATTTATCCAGAATAAGGTCGAAGAATATAAAGTTCTTTGTTCAAAGAAACAGATTACACTAAGGTACTCTATAAAAGGGAAAGAAAAAATGAAAATGGATCCATACCGTATTTCGCAAGTATTAGACAATATTATTACAAATAGTATTCGCTATTGCTCAGAAAAGGGGCAAATTCATTGGGATACAACAATTGGTTATGGGACCATCATTTTTGAAATCATGGATAATGGACCCGGCTTTAAAAGTAAAGCCACTGAGAAAGTGTTTGATAAATTTTATCGTGAAGATGAGTCTAGGTCAGGAAACGAAGCTAATTTCGGATTAGGCCTCTATATTGCACAAACGATTGTAAAGAAACATCATGGAGCTATAACTATTCAAAATCGACCTGAGGGTGGAGCGTTTACAAAAATAATCATAAGTGAAATGACATGA
- a CDS encoding GNAT family N-acetyltransferase, with product MNQFALEGKNVSLRKPSFEDLEYVTWLWADEETMKTIGGPIQFTDEEKRRWYEVVVNPSNGKHFYCLIFNKANKPVGEISFHDFDKIAKTATLNIKIAFGERRKGYALEAAKLMLDYYFNVWNGEIMRYSTNKDNKEGHDALLRFGFGKVYETDKEFLVAFMKDTFNLKYNRKAK from the coding sequence ATGAATCAGTTTGCTTTAGAAGGAAAAAACGTTTCACTGAGAAAACCTAGTTTCGAAGACTTAGAGTATGTGACATGGCTATGGGCGGATGAAGAAACAATGAAAACAATCGGTGGCCCAATTCAATTCACTGACGAGGAAAAAAGACGCTGGTATGAAGTTGTTGTAAATCCTAGTAACGGAAAGCACTTTTACTGTCTGATTTTTAATAAAGCTAATAAGCCAGTTGGAGAAATAAGTTTTCATGATTTCGATAAAATTGCCAAAACAGCGACCCTTAATATTAAAATTGCCTTTGGTGAAAGAAGGAAAGGCTATGCATTGGAAGCAGCAAAACTGATGCTAGACTACTATTTTAATGTTTGGAATGGAGAAATCATGAGGTATTCCACAAACAAGGATAATAAAGAAGGACATGACGCTCTACTTCGGTTTGGGTTTGGAAAAGTCTATGAAACGGACAAGGAGTTCCTTGTAGCCTTTATGAAGGATACGTTTAATTTAAAATATAATAGAAAAGCTAAGTGA
- a CDS encoding LysR family transcriptional regulator, with product MELKWLHTFIAAARHENFRKTAEELFISQPTVTVHIKLLEEEIGSSLFEREGRKIILTEAGKKFIPIARTMIGVYEEGKAEMDRFRQGYTQKLILAMSPLIAESIMPYVLKKFMLAYPNIEISVQVLDSIKIPEAVLSGKVDLGLSRSEIKNADLTCRPLYEDPVILVVPHDGRDSETAPPLDAEELLMNHYLITHNHPEYWDGLLRSLRLKIPTIKTMAVSQVHVTRRFIMEGLGISFLPSSTVRRELLEGRLLEAPCPFLHLPVAKTYAILKYESEKETQFLQFLSQFRL from the coding sequence GTGGAATTAAAATGGTTGCATACCTTTATTGCGGCAGCTAGGCACGAGAATTTTCGCAAAACAGCAGAAGAGCTTTTTATTTCTCAACCAACTGTTACAGTCCATATTAAACTCTTAGAAGAAGAAATAGGCAGTTCATTGTTTGAAAGAGAAGGAAGAAAAATTATTCTAACAGAAGCAGGGAAAAAGTTTATTCCAATTGCTAGAACTATGATTGGAGTATACGAAGAAGGCAAAGCGGAAATGGACCGTTTTCGACAGGGCTACACACAAAAACTAATTTTAGCGATGTCTCCATTAATAGCCGAGTCCATTATGCCCTATGTCCTAAAAAAATTTATGCTTGCCTATCCAAACATCGAAATCTCCGTTCAAGTTTTAGATTCTATCAAAATACCTGAAGCGGTTCTGTCTGGAAAAGTTGATCTAGGTCTATCACGTTCAGAAATAAAAAATGCCGACCTGACTTGTCGACCCTTATATGAAGATCCCGTCATTCTTGTAGTCCCGCATGATGGAAGAGATAGTGAAACAGCCCCACCGCTTGATGCCGAGGAGCTATTAATGAATCATTATTTAATTACCCATAACCATCCTGAATATTGGGATGGACTTCTTAGATCCCTTCGCTTAAAAATTCCTACGATTAAAACAATGGCTGTATCACAAGTACATGTAACAAGGCGTTTTATTATGGAGGGACTTGGTATATCCTTTCTACCTTCTTCAACTGTCCGACGGGAATTATTAGAAGGGCGCTTACTCGAAGCACCCTGTCCTTTTTTACACCTACCTGTTGCTAAAACCTACGCTATTCTCAAATACGAAAGCGAAAAAGAAACTCAGTTTTTACAATTTTTATCCCAGTTTCGTTTGTAA
- a CDS encoding citrate synthase/methylcitrate synthase: MLQHGLKGVIAAETAISYIDGEKGHLVYRGLEAKDIALNYSFEEAAYFIWNGSLPSQTEVELLSEKLKKYRVLPEHMEKMLHLLPTDMEIMSVLRTLISSLGNSHFQWKPTVEEAIQLTAIIPTIIAYWHRRKAGKSPVAPHENYDHVANYLYMLTGETPSNVHVKTLETYMILTLEHGMNASTFSARVTISTESDMISAITSAIGTMKGPLHGGAPSDVTKMLNGIGRKENAESWLREKLENGERLMGFGHRVYKTKDPRALALKEKALEVGQDDPWLALALYVEETAIQLLEEYKPGRKLYTNVEFFAAAVMRSIHLEDDLFTPTFTASRIVGWTAHVLEQAERNVIFRPESQYIGQLPTLS, translated from the coding sequence ATGCTTCAACACGGATTAAAGGGAGTTATTGCTGCTGAAACAGCAATTAGCTATATCGATGGGGAGAAAGGGCATTTAGTATACCGGGGGCTGGAAGCGAAGGATATTGCACTGAATTATTCATTTGAAGAAGCAGCATATTTTATATGGAATGGGTCCCTGCCCTCTCAAACAGAGGTGGAGTTACTTAGTGAAAAATTAAAGAAGTATCGGGTATTACCCGAGCATATGGAAAAGATGCTTCATCTTCTCCCTACTGATATGGAGATAATGAGTGTACTAAGAACGTTGATTTCAAGTTTGGGGAATTCGCATTTCCAATGGAAGCCAACTGTCGAGGAAGCAATTCAATTAACAGCTATAATTCCAACGATCATCGCTTATTGGCATAGGCGAAAAGCAGGGAAATCTCCCGTTGCTCCACATGAAAATTATGATCATGTTGCGAATTATTTATATATGTTAACTGGTGAAACACCATCCAATGTTCATGTGAAAACATTAGAAACATATATGATATTAACATTGGAGCATGGAATGAATGCATCGACATTTTCTGCAAGAGTGACGATTTCCACTGAGTCGGATATGATATCTGCGATTACCTCTGCTATTGGAACGATGAAGGGCCCGCTTCATGGGGGAGCACCTTCAGATGTAACGAAAATGCTCAATGGTATCGGAAGAAAGGAAAATGCTGAGAGTTGGTTGAGAGAGAAATTGGAAAATGGAGAAAGACTAATGGGGTTCGGTCATAGGGTTTATAAAACAAAGGATCCGAGAGCATTAGCATTGAAGGAAAAAGCATTAGAGGTTGGTCAGGATGATCCGTGGCTTGCACTTGCACTGTATGTTGAGGAAACAGCCATTCAACTATTAGAAGAATATAAACCGGGCCGAAAGCTGTACACAAATGTTGAGTTTTTTGCCGCTGCAGTCATGCGCTCCATTCATTTGGAGGATGACTTGTTCACCCCGACATTTACAGCGAGTAGAATAGTAGGTTGGACAGCACATGTATTAGAGCAAGCAGAGAGAAATGTTATCTTTCGACCGGAATCTCAGTATATTGGACAATTACCTACTTTATCATAA
- a CDS encoding M15 family metallopeptidase, giving the protein MNKLALASCLIILLLAGCGDKDHLSNQATGNKEVSSGVDNNQSQEDTDNNQQGDIQGDSSDQITENNTKGNDGSKQDQNENNETQSDQRKEVPQNDQISQSSDKVVDHSKQDSVSVVGNPTAITVMVNKSNALPKGYRPNDLVRPKVKFTFGSQQLDKALMRAEAADALERMFNQASSNGIQLYAASGFRSYETQEYLFNREIEQVGRQKAELAVAKPGTSEHQTGLTMDISAASMNYTLDESFEYKPEGKWLAEHAHEYGFILRYPKGKENITKYQFEPWHFRYVGKEIATEIYHKGITLEEYFQNKKGI; this is encoded by the coding sequence ATGAATAAATTGGCTCTTGCTTCATGTTTAATCATCCTCCTTCTTGCGGGATGTGGTGACAAAGATCACCTGTCTAATCAGGCAACAGGGAATAAGGAAGTATCTTCAGGGGTTGATAATAATCAATCACAAGAAGATACCGATAATAATCAACAGGGAGACATTCAAGGCGATAGTAGTGATCAAATTACTGAAAATAATACAAAGGGAAATGACGGTAGTAAACAGGATCAGAATGAAAATAACGAGACGCAATCAGATCAGAGGAAAGAAGTACCTCAGAATGATCAAATAAGTCAATCATCAGATAAAGTTGTTGATCATTCCAAGCAGGATTCTGTCTCTGTTGTTGGTAATCCGACTGCGATAACTGTTATGGTCAATAAATCCAATGCACTGCCTAAAGGATATCGTCCAAATGATCTCGTCCGTCCAAAAGTGAAGTTTACTTTCGGGAGTCAGCAGCTAGATAAGGCATTAATGCGAGCAGAAGCAGCAGATGCACTAGAGAGGATGTTCAATCAAGCTTCCTCAAATGGGATTCAGCTTTATGCTGCATCAGGTTTTCGTTCCTATGAAACCCAAGAATATTTATTCAATCGGGAAATTGAACAAGTTGGTCGCCAAAAAGCGGAGCTTGCAGTGGCGAAACCGGGAACGAGTGAACACCAGACAGGATTAACAATGGATATTTCAGCAGCGAGCATGAACTATACGTTAGATGAAAGCTTTGAATATAAACCAGAAGGTAAGTGGTTAGCGGAACATGCCCATGAATATGGATTTATTCTCCGATATCCAAAGGGAAAAGAGAATATTACAAAATATCAATTTGAACCATGGCATTTTCGATATGTAGGAAAGGAAATTGCAACTGAAATATACCATAAGGGAATCACCCTTGAAGAATATTTTCAAAATAAAAAGGGAATTTAA
- a CDS encoding metalloregulator ArsR/SmtB family transcription factor, producing the protein MQMSKIVDFHKALGDLTRVRIIALLQQGPLHGQAIAGKLGLKPPTITHHIAKLREVGLIKERREKNTIYFSLNEKILKGSAMAILTVGKGGDHMEMTVTETERASIINNFFTRDGKLKTIPAQRKKKLVILAHIVRGFEFGKVYPEKEVNEYLKRFHEDYATLRRELIMCQFMYRENNEYEMNPPELWWLR; encoded by the coding sequence ATGCAAATGAGTAAAATTGTTGATTTTCATAAAGCTTTGGGGGATTTAACGAGAGTGAGGATTATTGCACTGTTACAGCAAGGACCTCTTCATGGACAGGCGATTGCTGGAAAGCTAGGCTTAAAGCCGCCAACTATTACTCATCATATAGCAAAACTGCGTGAGGTGGGGCTAATTAAGGAAAGGCGTGAAAAAAATACTATCTATTTTTCTTTAAATGAAAAGATTCTTAAAGGAAGTGCCATGGCGATATTAACTGTAGGAAAAGGGGGAGATCATATGGAAATGACAGTTACAGAAACAGAGAGAGCGAGTATTATTAATAATTTCTTTACAAGGGATGGTAAGTTAAAAACTATACCTGCGCAACGAAAGAAAAAGCTGGTGATATTAGCGCATATTGTAAGAGGCTTTGAATTTGGAAAGGTGTATCCTGAAAAAGAAGTGAATGAATACTTAAAGCGATTTCATGAAGACTATGCAACTTTAAGACGTGAATTGATTATGTGTCAATTTATGTACCGAGAAAATAATGAGTATGAAATGAATCCGCCTGAATTATGGTGGCTGCGCTAA
- a CDS encoding MFS transporter: MKISLLKQEKSYRKLFAAGIINGIGDRFSQVAMLTLIIQLTGSGLAVGVTMALRLLPFLLFGPLGGRLADRFSRKRVLITTDLVRIFFALSFLLVNSKEDIWIIYIGSFILAAGEAIYAPTRKASIPRMVKKENLLMVNSLEQVMVGVVLIGGAFSGGLVSYLFGPDMTFWLNGLSFLVAALFISSITFPEIDFDNNSNQSNSRFLSELKKVIILSLPLQVILLCEFIISLLNGIDNVLISIYAVEEYKLGEVGVGLFYGALGIGLITSFTVAKRIKKHFLMIGLFCLILEGLGLVLLSQVYLVFLSFVVFCFIALMSGIGNACFDTVLMKEVPEKYQGTMFALSATISNTLLGISMFLAGIVLEIIDPRLLGCLGGISFMFVAISLIFMLRIKRKKYVKYFRNI, translated from the coding sequence ATGAAGATATCCTTATTGAAACAAGAAAAATCATACCGAAAATTATTTGCAGCGGGAATTATTAATGGAATTGGGGATAGATTTAGCCAGGTTGCTATGCTTACTTTAATTATTCAACTAACAGGATCTGGTCTAGCGGTGGGAGTAACAATGGCTCTTCGTTTACTTCCTTTCCTGTTATTTGGTCCTTTAGGTGGGCGGCTTGCAGATCGCTTTTCAAGAAAACGGGTGCTGATCACAACGGATCTTGTGCGAATCTTCTTTGCATTATCTTTTTTGCTTGTAAATAGTAAAGAGGATATCTGGATTATTTATATAGGCTCCTTCATTTTAGCGGCAGGTGAAGCAATTTATGCCCCGACACGAAAGGCCTCGATTCCTAGAATGGTAAAAAAAGAAAACCTATTAATGGTAAATAGTTTGGAACAAGTAATGGTTGGTGTTGTATTAATTGGAGGGGCATTTTCAGGAGGCCTCGTTTCTTATTTATTTGGACCAGATATGACTTTTTGGTTGAATGGATTATCATTTTTAGTTGCTGCCCTTTTTATTTCCAGCATTACTTTTCCTGAAATAGACTTTGATAACAATTCAAATCAATCTAATTCAAGATTTCTTTCTGAACTAAAAAAGGTAATTATACTTTCTTTACCTTTACAAGTGATTTTATTATGTGAATTTATTATTTCATTGCTGAACGGAATCGATAATGTGTTAATTAGTATTTACGCAGTAGAAGAATACAAACTTGGCGAAGTAGGGGTGGGGCTTTTTTATGGAGCGCTTGGGATTGGGTTAATTACAAGCTTTACAGTTGCAAAGAGAATAAAGAAGCATTTTTTAATGATAGGACTTTTCTGTTTAATATTGGAAGGATTAGGACTAGTCCTATTAAGTCAGGTCTATTTGGTATTCCTTTCGTTTGTGGTTTTCTGTTTTATTGCACTTATGTCGGGGATTGGAAATGCTTGCTTTGATACTGTTTTAATGAAGGAGGTACCCGAAAAATATCAAGGTACAATGTTTGCTCTATCTGCCACAATATCGAATACATTGCTGGGAATATCGATGTTTTTAGCTGGTATAGTCTTAGAAATCATTGATCCACGATTATTAGGATGTCTTGGAGGCATATCTTTTATGTTTGTAGCCATTTCTTTGATTTTTATGTTGAGAATAAAAAGGAAGAAATATGTAAAATATTTTCGCAATATTTAG
- a CDS encoding SCP2 sterol-binding domain-containing protein, with amino-acid sequence MTDLTNKTVDQIWLDIERVMNENPIPFKDLNVIYQFDLTGEDGGTFQLVFSNETVKVLRNEFKEPKCTLKMKVTDFKKFLQGTMNSAAAFMMGKLKVQGSIGLALKLESLLGEYEL; translated from the coding sequence GTGACTGATCTAACAAATAAAACAGTTGATCAAATATGGCTTGACATCGAAAGAGTGATGAATGAGAATCCTATTCCATTTAAGGATTTAAATGTGATCTATCAATTTGATTTAACTGGGGAAGATGGTGGAACCTTTCAACTGGTATTTTCCAATGAAACAGTAAAGGTTTTACGTAATGAGTTTAAAGAGCCGAAATGTACACTTAAAATGAAGGTAACTGACTTCAAAAAGTTTTTACAAGGGACGATGAATAGTGCTGCAGCATTTATGATGGGGAAATTAAAAGTACAAGGAAGTATTGGATTAGCATTGAAGCTGGAAAGCTTATTAGGTGAATATGAGCTATAA
- a CDS encoding GNAT family N-acetyltransferase translates to MSYNLEIKAIDDLRVAAAFISKCNSTSHQHVGYCGENEKEILHALEYDFSDLPLAESLIGAFHHDQLVGVLGLDIEKDSQEAEIWGPFIQWDDWLDVAHKMWDGLIKKLSIPVQQYNGFYHKEHQYAAPFMDQLQFEKGNAHYILIAKPSPDDSLCDEGIQEITSNLFPTFITLHQELFPHTYYNGEDIIQRLNDDRKVLISKDNEELQGYVYFEANPEFYEGSLEYIGVSQDHRKKGVGKRLIRSALFQLFNHFSIEEIQLCVAAENEKALKLYKSAGFLVKNKLISYRRKEIFAYNINVNKLLTE, encoded by the coding sequence ATGAGCTATAACTTAGAAATTAAGGCAATAGACGACTTGAGAGTTGCAGCTGCATTTATATCAAAATGCAACTCCACTTCCCATCAGCATGTTGGCTATTGCGGCGAGAATGAGAAGGAAATTCTACATGCCCTTGAATATGACTTTTCGGATCTGCCCCTTGCAGAGTCATTGATTGGGGCTTTTCACCATGATCAGCTTGTAGGTGTTCTTGGGTTAGATATAGAGAAGGATTCTCAAGAAGCAGAAATTTGGGGCCCTTTTATCCAGTGGGATGATTGGTTAGATGTTGCACATAAGATGTGGGATGGGTTAATAAAAAAGCTATCTATTCCTGTCCAACAATATAACGGCTTTTATCATAAGGAACATCAGTATGCAGCTCCATTCATGGATCAGCTTCAATTTGAGAAAGGAAATGCTCATTATATATTAATTGCTAAACCATCTCCAGACGATTCTCTCTGTGATGAAGGGATTCAGGAAATAACAAGCAATTTATTTCCGACATTTATTACTTTACATCAAGAGTTGTTTCCTCATACATATTATAATGGGGAGGACATTATTCAACGATTAAACGATGATCGAAAAGTTCTTATTTCTAAGGATAACGAGGAATTACAGGGCTATGTATATTTCGAGGCAAATCCTGAATTTTATGAAGGAAGTCTGGAATATATTGGTGTCTCGCAAGACCATCGTAAAAAAGGTGTCGGAAAACGATTGATAAGGTCTGCTTTATTTCAACTCTTTAATCATTTTTCGATTGAAGAAATTCAATTATGTGTAGCTGCAGAAAATGAGAAGGCATTAAAATTATATAAAAGTGCTGGTTTTTTAGTGAAAAATAAGCTTATTTCCTATAGAAGAAAGGAAATCTTTGCATATAATATCAATGTCAATAAACTCCTCACTGAATGA